From Cellulosimicrobium sp. ES-005, one genomic window encodes:
- a CDS encoding TetR/AcrR family transcriptional regulator — translation MPRTPAPSPAAPADAASPPPGARRRREPADRRRELLDAAARQADEHGLESLTPAVVAARSGASKALVFHYFGSTAGLRRAVALEAVAGLEAATVAPDDRPLAERPALAVGSFLDAVEARRLVWQDLWRGALAEDDATQEALARVREGLVARLTTTVSATSGAPLTSPRLRLIAAGWVALVENVTAAWLGGSDLSRAEIERLVLASAVVLVPELPEPARGAVLAIARANSGAAG, via the coding sequence ATGCCCCGCACGCCCGCCCCCTCTCCCGCTGCCCCGGCCGACGCGGCGAGCCCGCCACCCGGTGCGCGCCGCCGCCGCGAGCCCGCCGACCGTCGCCGCGAGCTGCTCGACGCCGCCGCGCGGCAGGCCGACGAGCACGGCCTGGAGTCCCTCACCCCCGCGGTCGTGGCCGCGCGGTCGGGAGCGTCCAAGGCGCTCGTCTTCCACTACTTCGGGTCCACCGCCGGACTGCGCCGGGCCGTCGCGCTCGAGGCCGTGGCGGGGCTCGAGGCGGCGACCGTCGCACCGGACGATCGTCCCCTCGCCGAGCGTCCGGCGCTCGCCGTCGGGTCGTTCCTCGACGCGGTCGAGGCCCGGCGCCTCGTCTGGCAGGACCTGTGGCGCGGCGCGCTCGCCGAGGACGACGCGACGCAGGAGGCGCTCGCGCGCGTCCGCGAGGGACTCGTCGCCCGGCTGACCACCACGGTCTCCGCGACGTCCGGCGCGCCGCTCACGTCACCACGCCTCCGGCTGATCGCCGCGGGCTGGGTCGCGCTCGTCGAGAACGTCACCGCGGCGTGGCTCGGCGGGAGCGACCTGTCCCGCGCGGAGATCGAGCGGCTCGTCCTGGCGAGCGCGGTCGTCCTCGTGCCCGAGCTCCCCGAGCCCGCGCGCGGAGCCGTCCTCGCCATCGCCCGGGCGAACTCGGGCGCGGCGGGCTAG